Genomic window (Eubalaena glacialis isolate mEubGla1 chromosome X, mEubGla1.1.hap2.+ XY, whole genome shotgun sequence):
tattcttttttattatcaaAGGACTTTGCATGAAAACAGGAAGATAAGGTTTTCTCCTTAACTGAGCAAAACAGGTGTCGCAATCTCTGTAAAATATTCTTCTATGCCTCTGACCCTGGTAAGATAAAAGAAATGATAGTATGCCTTTGGTCTTCCTGCTCCGGGAAGGAAAGTTGCTGTAGGAAAAGAACTGATTCTTTTCCACTTCTGTGGTTTGAGAACAAGTTATAACTCCAGCTTTTCCAAGTGCAAGGAAAATAATGCACAATTATTAGATTGCTATTTGTGAGACACAAATGCACGGATTTAGCAGGAAAACAACTCACCAgaaaaatgaaacacatttttttaaaagaatgatatattTTACTGCTGCTTCTCCTTCTCTTGGCTTCTGGAATGTAACCTCCATCTGACCTACCTCAATTCTAATCATTTTGGCTCTCTTAGTGCTTCCTTAAAgttatcttctcttttctctaaaaTGAATAGAGAGGcatttttaaatgtgcattttaaaagtttatttatctgATAATACACAACCTGTTCCAGAAGGGGTTTAAGGTGGCTTGAAAGAATCCGTAAAATACACTAAGCGCTTAGAAGAACCAGGAACGAAGCGTACGCGAAATGCTTATACAATCTTACTTGTTTACTCTGGGTGGACCACAAATTTGGCTCTAAGCTTTTTAGCAGGCAGTCAAATAAGGAAACTTAATTAGTTACATCATTTACAGTGCccgtaaaacaaaaacaaaccaatgaCCTAAGCGAAGCACCGTTATTCCTAATATTAAGACCAGAAAGAAATTGCTCTTGAGAGGCTTCATAAAGAGGTCAGTGTATGATGTTAATAAAGTGTTCTCAGTAGCAACCTAATGGGAGACACAAAGATGAATTTCACTGGGCTCTCCCTTCAATACAGGCAGATGGCATCACGCCAACGTGAAAATCAGGAAAAGCAAGTTTATCACGAGTTTGGGGGGTTGAGGGGGGAACACAATGTGATACGGTCAAGGTACTCAGCTCTCTGCTCTGCTCGGAGAAGCCAAAGATACATTTTAGAACAACAGAGTTGAATCCAGTACCCAGAATGACTCCAGAGAAGTCATAAAACCCCTAAAATTCTACGCAACATTTTCTGAACAGGTGTGTTTCTTCTTCTTGACAGAGAAAACATAGTTTACCAGATACTCAACGTACCCAGGTGATAACGCAAAAGTTAGGAACCGTTTCTTTATAAACAATCTAGAGAATTAAAACAGACTACAAATCTTTCATGCTAttcagataacttttttttttctcacaacctagctttttttttcccctctgcaaAAAGaaccttttttgtttctatttggtGCCTCGGCTCGGGTGAAGGTTCCAGGGTGGTTAAAGAGTTGCCTCCTGGTGGAAGAAGAGGCTGGGGCGGAGATCTCACCGGGGGAGGCAGAGGGGTCCCGCCGAGGCCGCCGCGAGGCTCCTAGTCGCGCGGGCAGGAGAGCCTTTCGAAGAGATACTCGCCCGGCCCCGCCAGGGGCCCGGCCTCGGGCCCGGCCAGCTTGCGCAGGTTGGTCAGCTGGTCGCCCATCTTCTTGAGGATCTTCATCTCCACCTGCAGGAAGCGGCTCTCCAGGAACTCGCAGAGCTGGGCGTCCGCGCTCGCAGAACCCAGGGCATGCAGATCCAAGAGGGCCTGGTTCAGGCTCTTCTCCAGGGCCATGGCAGCCTCCAGGGCATCCACGTTGGTGCTCCACTCATCCGGCGACAGCTTCTGCCCGTCCTGGACCGGGGCGCGGCCGCCCCACTGCTTCTGCATCTTCAAGAGGAGCTGGGAGCCCTCGCGCTTCTCCTCAGCCAGCTCCCGGAAGAAGCAGCCCACGCCCTTCAGAGCCACCTTGTCGCCTTCGAAGTAACAGCTCAGGGAGAGGTAGGTGGACGAGGCCTGCAAGTGCAGGTTGATCAGGTGGCTGACGGCAGCCTCCACCTCGGCAGAGGAACTCTGCGGGATCTGGGCGCTCATGGTTAGTCAGCAGCGAAGAGGACTTCTCCACAAAGTGTCCGTTAGGCTGGTCCCGGAAGTGGAGGATAAGCCTCGAGGATTCTGCCGGAAGTTGTGACTAAAGGGGCGGGGCTAGAGGGTGGTGAGAGgcatgaggagggggaggggagggagagggggaggcaaGGCAGGGGTGGGAGCACCCCGTTTGTCCCATCCAAATGCTGGTGAAGCAAGAGAGAGACCTGGGGGGCTGCTGGGCACACTGTCTCTCAGTCTAGCTTTTGGTAAGagtttaattctttctttcctaattATTGGAAGGGAGTCTTTATCATTTTGCCCCATTTCTTACCATAATTCCAAGATGAGATAAGAATGTCCAAggttgggcttccctagtggcgcagtggttgagaatctgcctgccaatgcaggggacacaggttcgagccctgctccgggaagatcccacatgccatggagcaactaagcccgtacaccacaactactgagcctgcgcgtctggagcctgtgctccacaactcgagaggccgcgatagtgagaggtccgcgcaccgcgatgaagagcggcccccacttgccgcaactagagaaagccctcgcacagaaacgaagacccaacacagccataaataaataaataaaaattaaaaaaaaatgtccaaggTAAGAAAGCCAGAAGTATTGATAGTGAACCTCCTCCAATCTTCAATTGTGACTTAACACCCCGTTGTTTCTTATTTTAGAGCCTGTATGAATAGATTTTTCCCCTGCTCCTGATCCCTTATGGAGAGGGTAACTGACTATTGGTTCCACTTTGCCCAGAGCAGTCTTGTCCTGGTGCAATTATTAATAGTGTcccctaaattaattaattaattaataacctCCCCTTTCACACTCAAAAGGGTTCTTGTTTGGAATATACATTACATAGTCACCTTACTGACTAAGGATAAAATCCACACTATGTAATGTGAAATGGTAGAGTTTGCAAGACATTGAACTTGGGCATAAttcctttctattttattaattaatcagACCAGTAAGAGTCCCATCATAAATTTTCTACTATTCagccttcatttttttcatttgttgatgcATTTATTCCTTCTACTAAAAGTTCTCCTAAATACTGTTTATGTGCCAGGTGTTTTCTTAGGTACTGGTGGCTTCCTGTGATTACCCAGATATTCCACCATTAACTGAAACACATCATGTGAATGGGCACTAAAGATGACAATGTACATTTATAAATCctaccaaaacagaaaaaacccaTACAGGATGAGTTAGTTATTCTCAGTTAGAAGGTGAGGGCAGAACTAGATGTTCTCATAGGGGCTTTTCCAGCTTCGTGATTCCATGcttagcattttattttcctaaataccACTTGCCTGGGGCTGTTTCACAATTAGAatgctttcatgtgttttctATCAAACAGGAAGGCATATTCTATTCAGGGTAAACAATATTTGAACCCCAGAGAAGAGAATTTTGCTCTAAACTTTGGATCtagttctaaataaaaataaaaacccactgTTTTGCAACCACtttcaaattttactttctaTGTTGTTGAAAACTGAcaccttaaaatttaaaaaagagagctgCAGTCTCCCTTCACTGCTTAAGCTAAAATATGAACACATATCCTGTATCTAAATACAGGATATATTGTATActgttcgtttttttttttttttttcattaaaggcTGTCGTCCCAAAGTGTTCTCATATTGCATTTGAGGTTtgcaaaaactgttagaattacGGAATAGCACCTTTTTCAGTCCCGGAGGGAATTAACTGGGTAAAACAAGAGTAGTTCTGCAGCCTTTCTGGCCTTGGTTCTAGGGCCAAAAAGAGGCTGAGAgtggagaggagggggaaaaacAAAAGTTCAAATCCAAGGACAATCCTAGCACGCCCCCAAAGAGGAGAGAAATTATAACAGATGCAATACCCTCCAAATAActgcaaataaaataatcattttctaCCTTGTGCATAAACCATTAATCATCATATTGACCTTGTAACAAGAAAATGCAAAGCTTAGAGAAAACCTCACCATATAACATTCTCTCGGTATTGCAGCATGTCAGGctcatttaatatatttcaatttcctatatatttacttattcttGGAAAAGAAAACTGTCTATATAAACCTTCTCAGATGAGATAGTTTTCTGCCTTGTGCAAATGTTGATAAATCTTTCCACGATCACTTTAGAGAGAAGAGAGCCAGTGTGGGACCTGTACTCTGGTGGGTGGTTAAGCACATAGTTGTCAGAATCAGAATAACgtgggctcaaatcccagctttgccacttgtTACAAGTGTAACCCTTAGGCAAGGagcataacctctctgagcctcagctttcttgcctgtaaaatggCAATGTTAATATCTCACAAGCAGACCACAAGGATTCAATGATATAATACATGAGAAAACACTGCCAAACAAGTAGAAAGCACTCAAAAAAATAGTGCTGTATCATCAATCAGTTTTGCAATAAAATTGTAGAGACCCTGTCAAACCCTATTAAGTATCAGAAGCATACCCCAATATATTTTTGATCCACGTTTCCTCACTGCAGACCTGTTTTGCTGAATCACTATCTTCTGTGGCAATGTCCTTTCAAGTATGAAAGCACAGAGATACAGCTTTGGGTGTCCAAGATCTAATTCATTTAAAGCATGAGCAAAGCCAGCTTCTCTTACTTCCCTTGGCTAAGTGAGATTCATCAACATCTCCTAAGGTCCTCCGTGGCCCTGTCAgctgtggagggaggggagcagtGCATAGGTGGCAGAGGTCTATTTCTTTTCTCAGTTCTCCAGCTTGAGATCATCACTACAGCAAGAAACATCTAATGAACGCCTACCTTATAGGAGAGGATAAGATTACAGAACGTCTCATgtgaatggtagaattcacctccTCTCCCACTCAAATGTAGACTTTGGAATGCTTCTGTCTTGGGTCAgattccccagaagcagaccttgAGATGAGGATTCCTATGCAAGTGATTTATTGGGAAAGTGCTCCCAGAGAGACCAAAAGAGAGTGGTGAAAgcaggacagagaaagaaaggaagtcaaGAAGCAAGGTTGCAATTTTAGGAAGTCTCAGCTTCATAATCATCCCAGGGTGTAGCTTTGGAGTGTAAATTACACCTAAAGTTTACTTCAACATGAGGCAAGGGAACTGGACTTTTATATTCCTGTCCATTGGCTATGGGCGTCTCTGGGTGGATATAGATTCCCAGAGTCTGTGTACAGGTTAGGCAACTCCAGTAGCCCAAAGGAAAGCTGAAAAAGGTCACAGATGCTGGTCATTAAGAGAAAAGCACACTGAAGCTGGGTGCGGAGCACATCCGATAGGATTTGGGCAGGGCACATACAGTCTCCACCACCAGCTTGCTTCCCTACTTGACCTTGGAAGGTACTGGAGTACAGTGGAAATGAGAAACCCCAATTAGTATCTTTAACCAGGAATCCAGTGGATAAAATGAAGACTTTATCACAGTTTTTAACCTATATTTATACCTCTTTGCTACTTCTGTTTACAGGGAATTATAGGGGTTTTGGAGCCTATATCTGCAATCTCCTTTTACCAGATCTGAAAATGTGTAACTCTCTTCAGGGGTCTCATTTGCACATATACCAGGCCAAATCAGACCCAAAGCTCCAACTTTGAAAGCATTTGCATGTTTATCGAACCCTCTACTCTCATTGACGTCATTCTCCATGTTGGAACCGCACATTGCTTTTTTTAATAGCTGCACAAAAGTACTTAAAAGTCAAAACATTCCTAGCGACCCAGACACTGCCAGGCTGTGAAATGGCTGCTTAAGGACCTGTCATCCAAACTCAACTCACCTGAAAACTGATGGTACACAAACAGCAAAACTGTCTCCGTGTGCTTGTCAGTTTTCTAAAAGGAACTGTGAAGGGCGACAACTTAGTTCTGAGCTGTTCATCTACTTTGGACAAGGGACACCCGGCACCAGGCACACTTATGAAACAGAAAGATTTAGTTCATCATTTTCCTcttccaaaacacacacacacacacacacacacacacacacacacacacacaccctcttcaTTCCACCTGTACTGTCCACTAAACTCCAGAGCTCACCAAGAAGCCTGTCCAACAGCCCAGCCCAACAGCTCTGCCTTGCACAGCCTCCCCTCCTTGTGCTTCCTGTGGGCACCTCAGACAAGCAGTGGTTCCCAACTGGACCTGAGCTGGTCCCCCAgatgacatttggcaatgtctggtgacatttttggttgtcatagctAGGGGGAGGACACTACCAGCATTTAGTGGGTGAAGGCCAAGGATGCCACTGAACATGCCACAGTGCACAGGAAGTGCCGCTCTTCTCCGCAACAAAGAATTTTctagcccaaaatgtcaacagtgctgaggttgagaaaccctgtgcTAATGGGTAAATAACATTGGTATCTTCGTTTGGGTTCCCTCAAAAGCAGACCCTGAGTTAAGGATTTGAGTACAACTAGTTCATTTGAGACTTGATTCCCGAAAGCACCAGTAAGCGAGAGGGTAAAGGAGACAAGAAGGGGAAGAAAATCAATCAAGAGTGTGTTAAAGAGCAGGCTACTCCTATGGGCAACTAGGACTCGATCCTGCTGGGGAACTCTGGGAGACTCTATGAGGCATACCTTGGAGTTATCTCAGACAAGGACAAGGAAACCAGAATATTTCTCTTCCAAATCCCATCTGTTATTAGCTGAAGACTACTCCCAAGGATGTTAACTTTCTGGCACTTCTGGCCTACCCTTAAAGAACCAAAAGAAAGCCCCCTCAGGAAGAGAGTTTTGGGTGCTTGTTGCATGGGTAT
Coding sequences:
- the LOC133082400 gene encoding ferritin light chain-like isoform X2, with the protein product MSTGLRLDPLKASSTYLSLSCYFEGDKVALKGVGCFFRELAEEKREGSQLLLKMQKQWGGRAPVQDGQKLSPDEWSTNVDALEAAMALEKSLNQALLDLHALGSASADAQLCEFLESRFLQVEMKILKKMGDQLTNLRKLAGPEAGPLAGPGEYLFERLSCPRD
- the LOC133082400 gene encoding ferritin light chain-like isoform X1, translating into MSAQIPQSSSAEVEAAVSHLINLHLQASSTYLSLSCYFEGDKVALKGVGCFFRELAEEKREGSQLLLKMQKQWGGRAPVQDGQKLSPDEWSTNVDALEAAMALEKSLNQALLDLHALGSASADAQLCEFLESRFLQVEMKILKKMGDQLTNLRKLAGPEAGPLAGPGEYLFERLSCPRD